GCCGAGCATCTGCGCCTGACGGGCCGGGGAGAACTGCGGGAGGGCCACTTTGCCGACGTGGTGACCTTTGACCCGCACACGGTGCGCGACCGCGCCACCTACGCGCAGCCCGAGCAGCTTTCGGAAGGCGTGCGCGACGTGTGGGTCAATGGCGTGCGGGTGCTGCGAGAGGGGCAGCACACGCGGGCGCGGCCAGGTCGCCGGCTGTACGCGCCCGGCGCCCGGACGCCGGAGGCTGTGGCGCTGGGGGATGTGGCCGCGCCGTGACCACCGTGCCGGGCCTGACCGCCGTCGAGCGCCTGCGCGCCGGGCTGGACACCTTTGGGGCGCGGGACCAGACCATCGCGCGCTTTTTTATTGACCACGCCGAGGAGGTCCCCTTTCTGAGCGCCGGAGAAATCGCCGAGTCGCTGTCGGTCAGCGGCGCGGCCATCACCCGGTTCAGTCAGCGCGTCGGCTTCGAAGGCTACCCCCACCTGCAGCGCGTTATTCGCCAGGAGTTGCGCGCCACGCTAGGGATTCAGCAGCCGGGCCGGCAGGACGCGGTGGTCGCTGATTTCTGGCGGGGAGAGCGCAGCAACCTTGACGGCCTGGCCGCGCTTTCCGAGGAGCAGGTGCTGGGCCTCGTGCGGGCGCTGGTGGGGGCGCGGCACCTGTGGATTATCGGGGCGCGCGCCTCTCACGGCATGGCCCTGATTGCCGAGTCGCTGCTGGCCTCGTTCCGGCCGCATGTCCACGCCCACGCCGCCGATCTACTGGCGAGCCGGCCCGAGCACCTGCTGGAGATGGGCGCGCAGGACGCCGCGCTGGTGTACACCATCCGGCGCTACAGCCGCGCCACCACGCGCGTGACCCGCGCCCTCCAGGCACAGGGGGTCCGCATTCTGCTCCTGACCGACCAGGGCGCCTCGCCGCTGGCCAAGACCGCTGACCACTGCCTGCGTCTACCCACGCAAGGGTCAGAAGTGGTCGCCTCGGTGGCGCCCTTCGTGAGCCTGACCGGACTCATCGCCTCTCTGGTGGCGCGTGAACTGGGCGGCGGCCATCTGGAGACCGCCGAGCGGCTGAACGCGGCGTTCAGCGTGTACGAGTACTGAGGGCGGGACATAGAGCTGTTGGTAGCCAGTCACGCAGCGAGTCAGCTGTCTCATCCAGTTGACGACGTCTTCGTGTCATTTTGTCTCACCACTCCGGCCATGCATAGAGGCACGAACCAATAAAACTTAGAATCATGAGCTTTCCATTGACTTAAAGACTCATTTCCTCAGGTGTCCCGTATATAGGGACACCTGTTTTTCACCACCTTGACGCTGTGGAAGCTTATGTTCCCAAGCCTATAGGTAACATTCAAGAACCTTTAAGATTCCGTTCTCATGTTGACTTGACGGCCAGATGCCTATGATCGGTCCAGTTCCGACAACAGATTACTTTTGCCGCGCTGGCCGACCCTTTTTGTCGAGTCTAGCGCCGGCGCGTGGGTGTTGCGGTCCTACCCCAGGAGGATCACCATGAACGGACGTACCCTGACTTCTGCTCTTGCGCTTTCGTTGCTGCTCGCGGCCTGCGGTACCAGCACCGTCCCCCACACCCCGGACACGGCGGCCGCCCCCTCGGCCGGCGCCCCCCTCCTGGGCACCAGCAACCCCGAGGCCATTCCTGGCCAGTACATCGTGGTCCTTCAGGACGACGCCGCCAACCTCACCGTTCAAGATGCCGGCAGCTTGATTAGCAGCCTGAACCTCGATCCTCAGGGTGTCACCGTCCAGCACCTCTACACCCAGACCATTCAGGGCTTTGCCGCCAAGCTCAGCGCCCAGAACCTGGCCACCCTGCGCAGTGACCCCCGCGTCAAGTACATCGAGCAGGACGGCCTGATGCACATGACCGCCACCCAGACCGGCGCCACCTGGGGCCTGGACCGCATTGACCAGCGCAACCTGCCCCTGAATGGCAGCTACGTCTACGACGCCACCGGCAGCGGCCTCAGGGCATACATCATCGACACCGGAATTCGGACCACCCACACCAACTTTGGGGGGCGCGCGATCTGGGGCACGAATACCACGGGCGACGGCAACAACAGCGACTGCCAGGGACACGGCACGCACGTGGCCGGCACGGTGGGCAGCAGCACCTACGGCGTGGCCAAAGGTGTGACGCTGGTGGCCGTAAAGGTGCTCAACTGCCAGGGGTCGGGCAGCAACTCGGGCGTAATTGCGGGCGTGAACTGGGCTGTGGGCAACAAGGGAAGCGCGACGGCCGTGGCGAACATGAGCCTGGGGGGCGGCTTTAGCCAGGCGGTGAATGACGCCGTAAACAGCGCTGCCAGCCGCAACCTGGTGATGGTGGTGGCCGCCGGCAACGAGAACCAGAACGCCTGTAACGTCTCCCCCGCCAGCGCCGCCAACGCCATTACCGTGGGCAGCACGACCCGCACGGACGCCCGCAGCAGCTTTTCTAACTACGGCTCTTGCGTGGACATCTTTGCCCCCGGCAGCGACATCACGAGCACCTGGAACACGAGCAACACGGCGACGAACACGATCAGCGGGACCAGTATGGCCAGCCCCCATGTGGCGGGGGCGGCGGTGCTGGAACTGGCGCTGGGGGCCAACAGCACGGGCAGCATCACCAACGCGATCATCAGCAGCTCGACCCCCAACAAGGTCACGAACGCGGGGGCCGGCAGCCCCAACCGCCTCCTCTACACCCGCTGAGCGAGACCACACCCCACTTGACCGAGGCCACCTGAATTGCAGGTGGCCTTCTTGCTTCTAGAGAGGGCCGCGCGTCAGGTGGTCCGCTGTCCTTTACTCCAGTTGAAAATCCACCGTGAGCTGGACGGTAAAGACGTGCGTTGAGGTGTAAGGCACACCAGCTTCCAGCGGCCCTGAGCGGGCGCGGCTGGCCCGCTGGGTGTCCTGCCCCAACCACTCTGGCTGGAGGTTGACCGTACTCACGGGCATGTCCCAGGTATCTGAAGCGTTCAGGACACCCACGACCCGGTGGCCTGCAGCCTGAGCAATCGCTTCTGCCCGTTGCCGGGCTCTTTGCATGGCTCTCGGCCCCAAGCGCAAACTGACCTCAAAGTCGTCGAAGATCCATTCCAACCGCTGAAGGTCCACGTGCTTCTGATCGGCCAGGACGCCAAGAACCTGTGAAAGAAGTTCTGGTTGTGCTTCAACCACCAAGAGGAACCGAGCCCTTTGTTGCTTGGCCAGTAGTCCCGTCCGGTTACTGATCTCCACACCGCGCACCTGAATCTGCGTCGGCGGGATTCCCACCGCCTGGAGTTGCTGGGTCACCTCCCGCACCTCTTTGACCCGTTCGGTGGCGGCAGTGCCCATCACGAGGGTTTCTCCAGCCACCTCCAAATACAGTTTCGCGCTGACCGCCGTTACGTCCTGCTGCTCTTTCTGTTGAATGCGCAGTACACCCATCTGTTCAGAATAAGAGCCTGACCCTTGAACGTGCGCTCAAAAACGGCTGTGCGCCATATTTCATAACGTCTCTTTCGTGTTCTTGGTTATATGCCCCCACAGTGATCAACCAAGTCCATGCAGGCGCTTGATCTGTCGTAGGGTGCAGGCCAGCCCTGACCGGGGAAGGAGGCGTGCGATGAAGACTGCCCAGCTGCTGACTGAATTTGAGGCGTTGACCCACCATGACCGCATTCAGCGCATGGTGGCCATCGGCCGCCAACCTCTTGCCGACCGGGAGGTGCTGCTGAATGACTTGTCCCGGGGCGCGGTCTATGAGCGACTCCTCGCCCTCTTTTCCTGCTTTGGCAGTCGGGACGGGGGCCGTGCGGCTCAGGCCGTTCTGGACCCGTCCGAGCACGTTGCCGGTCCTGCCCGCCGACTTGTGGCCCTGCTAGGCACCGACGAGCAGGTGCCGACCCTTCTGCCTCAGCTGTCGCCTGCAGGGCAGCGGCCACTGCTCGCAGCCTGGCGCAAAGCGGGCCGATCTGCGGGGCCCGTTGACGAGTGGGTGCGGAGCAGACGAGAGGAGGACCTGGCCGCAGCTCAATTGGCTCTGCCTTACGCGTCTTCCGCCTTAGTGCAGCAGTTCTTCCCCGCCCTGCTGGATGACCCCGGCCTGCAACCCATGTGGCTGCGCGTCGCCCGCTGGCACCCGGCTGTGGCCGGCCAGGAGCTTTTGCGGCGCGCACAGAAGCTGTCTGAGCCCGCGCCTCAGGTCACAGCCCAGGTGAACCTGCTGCTGCCGATCTTGGCAAAACGCGACCCGGACCTCGGGCTGAGCTTAGTGCAGGCCATGGGGCGCACCACGTCGCTGGGCCACCTTCGCCTGCAGCACCTCGCCCTGGTTCGCTCGGAGGCGGTGGCTGGGCTTATCCTCGGCTCAGAGGACAGCCCGGGCCCCCTGACGCTCACGCCCAGGCTGCGCCACCTTCCTCACGATGTCGTGGCCTCCTTGCTGCGCCGCCGCTCTGGCGTCCTGCCCTGCGTTGAGCAGGCTTATGGCACCTTGCTGCCCGCTGCCCGCCAGATCTTGGCCCCAGTTTTTTTGGAATGGTTGACGACCTCAGCTGGTGTGCTGCCCCTACCGGTCGCCCAGCACCTCCCCGCCGACCTGCGGATTCAGGAGGCTCGGCGACACGTTGACCTGCCTACCTTGCAGACTCGGCCGACGCAGCGTTTGACCTATGCCGCCCTGCTGCCCTGGGGCGACGCCCGCGCCCTGCTGGAGGCGCCGCTGCGGTCTCCGGACCCGGATCTGCGTGCCCAGGCGCTGACCAGCCTCGCGTTCGCCGTGCGTTACGACCGTTCCCGGCAGACTGAGCTGCTCACCCTGCTGACCGCGAGGCGCCATGAACAGGACCCGGTGCGCCTCGCCATGCTCAGCGGTTTGGCGGACCTGCCTCCCAGCCTCTGGGAGTTGAACAGCCTGGACGCGCTGGGACATGTGCTGCAAGCCGCCCTGGACGCCGCAGATCTGTCCCACCAGACGGCGCGGCAGGCGCAACGCCTGATCCTGCGCCTCCTGCCCTTTCATCCCGAGTGGAGCGCGTCCTGGCTGGCCCGTTTTGTTCAGGCCAGAGGCCAAGTTCAGTTTGGCCGGCTGGAGCGGCACCTGACTGCAGCGACCGCGCCGGGGGTGATGGCCGCCCTGCTGCCTGTTTTTCAGGCATGGGCCACCCGGGAACGGGAAGATCAGCTGCTGCAGGGGATCGAAAGCCTTGGCCGGTACGTTGAGGGTCAGGCTGACTTGCTGGTGCTGCTTGAGCAACGGGTCCGGCAGTCGAAGGAGCGGTGGATTCCCCTCCGGGCCCTCAGCCTCCTGCAGGCCCACGAGCCGCAGCGCTTTGTCCTCCTGGTGCCCCAACTCCTGCGTAAGGACGCCAGCTGGGCCACCCAGGCGGTGATCTACGACCATCTGCACCGGCGGCGGCAGGATCTGCTGACGCCTTTCCTGGGCCGCCGGGCGTTTGCGGGCCGGTTTAGCACCGGCAAGACCCGCATTGTTCTGCCGTTCATGACCGGCTTCACCCGCTGGACGCGGACGCAGCAGCAAACATTTGCGGCCACGCTTATAGACGTGACTCAGGACACGCAGCGTGATCTGCCGGGCGTGTGGACGGCCCTGAGTCAACTGGCGGCTCTGCCGTCTCCAGTGCCCTTGGACCGCCGCCCTGGCTTGCTGGCACGTCTATCCAGGGTGCCAGGGGACGCCCCACTGGATCGGCTCACGGCTCTGGCTCAGTTGGACGCTTCCAACCCGGCGCTCCGCTACCGGGCGCTGAGATCGCTGGGGCAACTCGACGAGGCGCGGGGGGCGTCGGCGCTTCTGGCGGCCCTGGACGATGACCGCGCCCGCATTGCTCTGTATGCCTTGCGGCGCCCGCTGCTGGCGATGGCGCCAGCCCACGCACTGGATCTGCTGCTGAGCGTCCCGCGCGAACGGGTGACGGTCTTCAAAGAGGTGGTGCGGTTGATCGGCGAGCTGCGTGGCGACCGTGCCTACCGCGCCCTGCTGGACTTCAGCACCGAAGACCTGCACCGTGACGTGCGGGTGGCGTTGCTGCGGGGCCTGTGGAGCCATCTGGGCCAGGCTGAGACGTGGCCCGTGCTGCTGGCCGCCGCGCAGTCGGGAGATGCGGCCCTGAGCAGCGGCCTCGTGCGGCTGCCGGGTCAGGCGCTGACGGGTCACAGTGGCCGCGAGTACCTGGCCCTCGTGCAGGCTCTGCTGGGTCACCCAGACGCGACGGTCCGCCTGGCCACCCTGCACTTTCACCAGCCTCTGACAGACCCTGAGCGAATCCTCTTGCCTACTCTGTTGTGGCGCCTGACCTCCCCCTACCCAGAAGAAACGACCGCGTCTGCGGGGGTGATTTTCGCCTCCTACGGGACCCCGGATGCCCAGGCCATCGGCGAGGCCTTCCGGCAGCTCCTATCAGATCGCCGTGCTCTGCGGGCTGCTACCCAGGCCCTTCAGGCGATGGCGGCGAGCAGCCCGCACCGAAATGCCCCCTTGATTCAAGCGGTGCTAGCAGCACTTGCCTCTGACCCGCTAACCCTGAGCCTTCAGGTTCAGTTGGCGGTGGCGGCCGAACCCTGGCCCGCTCTGGGGGCGCGGCTCCAGCATTGGACCGAGCAGGGACAACTTCACGCCGAAGCGCTGATGGCGGGCGTGACTGCTCTCAAGCAGGTCCACCAGCGGCCGGACGTTGGCGCCGTGCCAGCCCTTCAAACTGTCCTCCGCACCGGCAACGAGTTTGCCCGGCGTCTGGCGCTGGAGGTGCTGATTCTGGAGGCTACTGCTCTGGGCGGCTGGACGGCCGAGCGGTTGCGTCAGCTCCAGGCCTACCGGGCTGATCCGTCCCCCCTGGTCGCGGGCGCCGCCCAGTTCACGCTGCCAGAGACGGAGCAGGCCACGACGTAACTGCGCACACGTAGCGTCCAGACGTGAGCCGGCCTCTCCGATCCCTCAAACCGGACCTGCGGTTGACCGCTCCAGAAGCGAGCAGATAGGTTCAAGCGTGCTGTAGACAGGCGAGGGACGGCGTACTAGTGGGGAAAATCTGGCTTTCGGTTTAGGTGAGGGCTCTGAAGCTCGGGCTTGGTCTTCGCGCCGCCTCCCCTGCGTTATCTGGCGGATGGTCAGAACCTGAGCCGGAGGTTGTCGTGGGTGGCTCATGCGATACCAGAGCCTTTTAAAGCCTTCTCCTGCGTGGGCAGCCCTTGCGGCATCATTCATGGCGCCTTGGGATAAACCAGACCATGAGGTGTGTCGGGGCCGAGATGATGCGCAGGTCATTTCCTACCCCGGAGGTTCATCAATGTCCTATGCGTCCCGCGTCACCCTGCCCCTGCTGTGTCTCACCACGCTTCTCGCCTGCGGCCGTACGCCTGAGAGCACCGACCCTTACGCCCTGTCTGTACTCAATGAAACGGCGGGCGCCCCGGCCACACCATTTGAACCGGGACCAATTCCTGCAGACCAGACCCGCGTTCGGGTGTCATTCATTGGGGACGTCCCTAACCTGCCGTCTATTGGGGTGAGGAGTGTCTTCCTGTGCGGCACGACATGTACAGCCACCGGAGTCAGTGGTGGCGTCCTGGCCGGCGATGACGGCACTGGCCGGGGCAAGCTCTTCAGTGACGTTACGTTGCCTCCCAGCCGCATTGACCGGATCATCGTGCAGCCTGACCCGGCCGCTGGTCAGCCCGTGGCGTTCCGCACCCTGCAGTTGGCCCAGCCTATTACCCTGCAAGCGGGCGAGCGTCAGGAAATCTTCCTGAGCCTTAGCACCGTCCGGCCTGGCGACGCCAGCGGCTTGGAAGTGACCTACCTGGGGACGGCGCCGCTGCCTCCAACGGCCGGCTCGGTGGTCGCCTACCGGCCTGACCGGGCGATGGCCTGGCCCGCCGGCAGCCCGATGGGCCTGGCGATGGCAGCGGGTAGCCTGAAAGAGGCGCAGCTGTTCGGTATGGAGCTCATTGACACAGGCGGGATTGCGCCGCGCGTGGCGGTGTGGCCTGCCCTGAAAACTCAGGACCCCATGACAGTCACCCTCAAGGTCAACCGGGACCGCATTGCTAAGGGCCTGACAGCAGCGGACTACAAGGTGCAACTGGCCGATAAAACGACGCCCGCAGTGACCATGAACGGGGACACGCTGACTTTTCAGGCCAAGGATCTCAGCGGCGCTCAGGTGTATACCGACCGGAGTGTCATCGAAACCAGCAGCGGGGAGCGGATCGCTCTGCCGGGCAAGACCCTGAATACTGCGTCCATCTCGGCACAGGACACGTCGGCCTGTAAAAACAGCCTGACGGCCCGCCGGGCAGAGTACGAGCAGTATTTTGCGGACGGTACGGATGCTATCCGCATTTTTGACTGCGAGAACGTGGCGCCCTACGTTCATATCGTGCTGATTGACCGCTCCAACCGTGGCCGCACCGTGGACCTTCCGGTGACGCCCAGCGTGGATTACCCCGGCAAGTATGTGCTGCGCCCAATCACGTCTCACGGCACAGGCGCCGTGGTGGCCATCAACGGCTTCACCTGGGACGGCGACAAAGGGACTTACATGGGCACGGGGTACGGTACGCCGCTGGGCACGCTGATTACAGCGGGCACAGTGCGCAAGAAAACCTCGACGACCGAAGCCATCTTGGGCTTCCAGATGCAGCCAGCCGACCGCTCAAAGGGTACGTCCGCTGAGTTTTTCGTCGGCGCGAGCACATCGCTGAATTTCGGCACACACAACTACAACGTCATCGGCTCAACCACGTCGGTCATTCGCAACGGCGCCTGCAACCCTAACCTTGACACCACGAGCGTCAACCGCTGGAGCGCCGTAGGCATCGGCCTCAACCGCATGGCGTTGGTGTCGTCCACAAGCAGCGGGACTTCGTCGCCAAGAGACCTGTGCAGTGTGTTTGAAGGCCTGGGCTACTTGAACGGCGCCATTCGCCTGGACGGGGGCCCGTCGGCGGCTATGGCCTGGCTGGGCCAGCACATCAACCCTTTGACGGGGTCGGACTACTACGCTTTTGGCAATGCGCGCAACATCCTCAACGCCCTCGTCTGGAAATGACAGGGTTCCGCTGAGGCTCTGTCACGTTCAGATGAACGGTGCGACGAGACCCAGAGCGGTTGAATCCAGCAGTCTTCGGCCACTTTGAGACGAAGAGATGAAGTACAGCAGACAGCGGCGGCCACAGTATGGCCGCCGCTGGCGCTGTGCTGTCGGCTTTACCGGGTCAGCGGGCCAAACTGCTGGGCGAAAGGCGAGCCCTGCTGCACGTCCCAGTCGAGGCGCCAGTCGAACGCTCCACGGAGACCGAGGAAGCGACTTTTTACCTGAGAAAACGTATTGACCGCCGAACCGATGGTCCAGTAGTTGGCCAGCCCCGGATTCACGCCAAAGCCCACCACCACATGGTCTGCCCCCAGGAGATTGACCCACATTTGCAGGTTGTTCTGCAGGTAAGTTGGGTCGTTCAGCTGTGGTCCGTCGTAGTACTGCGGCGCGCAGTAGTCGAGTGCGCCAGCCGTCAGCATGGCTTTGCAAAACTGCTGATCGGCGGTATTCCACGGCGCAGGCGGCGCGGTGATGAGGAAGCCGGGATGCCGGCGTTTCAACTCCTGACCAATCCAGATCATTTCACTGGTGTTCGGTGCTGCGTCGCCCTCAAATGTGTTGAAGTCTAGGCCATCAAAGCCGCCCCAGGCCTGATAGAGCTTGTCCACGCTGTTGACAAAAGTGGTCGAGACGGCGCGGGTGGTAAACCGGATGGCGTTTCCGGCGCCGCCCACCGAAAGCAGCACCTTGCGCTTCTGAGTGGAGCGGACGTACTGGAGATCTGCCGTCCAGTTCGTCCAGGCACCGCTGCCATTAGGCGGTGGATCAAACTTGAGGGTGCCGGCCGGCTGCCCTGGCGCGTTCGTCGCTGCAAAAAGGTAAATCAGAGTGTAGTTAGGGTGAATCTCCCGAAGCCTCGGGGCATTCGGCGCAAAGGTGGCGTAATACGTGCCCAGCACCTTATTCCCAGAAGACGGCCCGCTGCAGGTGGTGGGCTGCCAGTACCAGGTGCTGATGGTGGGATCGGTCTTGTCGCTGCCCCCCGCCGTCGCGTTGACGAGCTTGTAGTACCGGCCATTGGCGGGGTACAGGACGGTGGTGCCCAGGGTGTAGGTCGTGTTGGCCTGCCAGGTTTGAAAGGTGCAGGCAGCGGCCTGCGCTGAGAAAGCCGCGCGCTGCAGCGCCACCGCCACGCCGCTGGCTAGGGGTGGTTGGCTGCTGCACGCCACGACACCAGCGCTCAGGAGAAGGGCAGAAACAAGGTGGGGGAGCGAACGCATTTCTACCTCCAGCATGGGCCAGCTGCTGGTCAGGTCAAGTGACTCCCCCAGTCCTGGCGACTCATACAGACTCTGGTTCAATTGTTCACAGAAACGATTTAACCCGAGCACAGCGAGAAGGAGAACAACGGGTTCCGGGCGTGGAGCGGACACATCGGGAAAGGACCGATGTGTCCGCGAAGCAGACGGAATCCGTATCAGCAGGTCAGATTATTGCCCGTAGGAACACCCAGGCGCCCGGCAAAATCCGTGTAGTAGCGGCCTCGGTTCAGCATGCCTTCGCGTCCGGGCCCGCCGTTACATTCAATGCCCCCGTTGATCGCGCGGATCGTTTCCCCGAAGCCCGCCCCGCTCACCATGGCGTCGTGGGGCGTGCGGGCGGCCTGCGCCCGCTGAGTCATCCAGTACCACAGCGCCGTTTTCCAGGCCACAGCCGAGTCCGTGGCCACGAGGTCCGGATTGTTCAGCAGGTCAATGCCCAGGGCCGCGCCGGCTGTGCGGTAGTTGTAGTCCCAGGACAGCTGCATCGGCCCGCGCCCGTAATACTGCTTGCCGCCGCAGTTGCCCGACGAGCAGTAGCTGTTCCAGTTGGCCTGGTTAATTTCCCGGATATAGACCAGGGCGCCGGTTTCCTGGTTGACGTTGGCCAGGAACGCGGCGGCTTCCTGCTTCCGGACCGTGTCGCTACCGGTATTCGCAAAGGCAGGGTAAGCCCGCATGGCCGTGGTCAGGCCAGCGTAGCTATAGAACGAATTGCGATTAGGGAACATCTGATTGAACAGGGCTTCAGACACCACAAAGCCGCCAGACGAGGGGGGGGGCGTGGTGCTGCAGGTGGTGGGCTGCCAGTACCAGGTGCTGATGGTGGGGTCGGTGCCGTCACTGCCGTTACTGCCGACGTTGACCAGTTTGTAGTACTGGCCGTTGCCAGGATAACGCACGACCGTACCCAACGTGTAGTTCACGCCCCGAGTCCAGGTGGCTGCGTTGCAAGTGCTAGAGGGAGGCGGTGTCGTGGTGGGCGGGGGAGTCGTGGTCGGAGGCGGCGTGGTGCTGCCACAGCTGCTGATGACCGTCCAGGGCTGGCCGCTGCCGGCGGGGCCGTTCCGGGAAGCGGGCGAGTCACCCTGCGTCCAAAAGTTGGCCCGGTAGGCCTTCCCACTGGCAGTGACGGTGTCACCCTGAACGTAGGTGGCGCTGGACGACCAGACGGCGCAGGTAACGGCCTGGGCAGTGAGGTTCGTCGGGGCGGATGGTGCAGCGCCGCAGGCCATAAGGGCTGCCCCTAACGCCGTAGCGAAGAGGACTCGTGTAGACCAGTGGTGGGCAAATGAACGACTTAGCATAGGACATTCCTCCAGAAAAACGGCTAAGGCTCGGCTGAAGCCGATGAACGCGGCGCTCAGATGAAGCAGCGGCCGAAAACGGACTGATTTGAGGCCGTTACGGTAACATTTTTCTTCGCCGGAGGCAAGTTGGAAAATTATTTCCACTCCGCCTTTCAGGCCGTTGATGGTCGCAGCTGGAATCCCGTGTCTCTACCTTTACAGTGCGCGAGCCGCATGGGCTGAGCCCATAACACCAACCGGTGCAGACGAGAGCGAGCGCTGGGCTATGACGCCGCAAGATAACCAGAAGCAGGGAGACGCCTCACAGGTCAGGCAGTCCGTTTGCTGGCTGCTCAGCTCAGAACACTGTCGCGCCAGACAGAATAGGCTTCTGAAAAACGCTGGCTGCGCCGTAGTCAAATAGGGTCTCTGGTGATGTTTTTTCACCATCTCGGTGCGCCTGAGCTCGTCTTCGATTGACCTGAGTGCCGTATAACTTCAGCTTTTCGCTGTCCTCCAGAAGCTTGGAGGCCCAGGGCTTTTGCGGTGTGCCCCTCGCGCGCTACCCTGACCCTATGAACGCCTGCCCGCTGTCTGGAGCGCTGCGCCCACGCGCCGCTGCCAACGACATCGCGTGTGCCCTGCATGCCTGGTGGTGCGCCCAGCTGGGCCGGCCGATGAGCGCGCAGCACGGTTGAGCCTCTTTCGCCCGCTGCCGCCACCCGCCCTCACCAAGGAGCTACCCATGACCACCCCTACTGTCCAGTTTGCTCTGGACCGACTGCCCGTTCCCGCCCACCTACTCGACCAGGATGCCCGCGACCCACTGGCCCACAAGCGTCAGGAATTTGTGCTGCCCGGCGGTGTGATTTACCTCGACGGCAACAGCCTGGGTGCCCTGAGCCGCCGCGTAACCGAGCGCCTGACCCGCGTGACGACCCAGGAATGGGGACAGGCATTGATCGGCTCCTGGACAGCAGGCGCCGCCCAGGGACAAGACTGGATGGGCCTGCCTGACCGCGTGGCCGCCAAGCTGGCCCGCCTGATTGGCGCGCACCCCGATGAGGTGGCGGTGGGCGACAGCACCAGCGTCAATACCTTCAAGGCGCTGGCCGCCGCCCTGGCCACAGCGCACCCTGGCCGCCGCGTGATTCTGACCGATCAAGACAACTTTCCCACCGACCTCTATGTGGCGCAGGGCCTGATTGGTTTGCTCGGCGAGCGGTACGAGCTGCGCCGCGTACCCGCCGACGACCTCGCCACGCACCTGAACAGCGAGGTGGCAGCTGTCCTGCTCACCCAGGTGGACTACCGCACCGGCCGCTGCCTGGAGCTGGCGGCGGTCAGTGCAGCGGCGCGCGCGGCGGGCGCCCTGACGGTCTGGGACCTGGCGCATTCGGCGGGCGCCTTTCCAGTCGAGCTGAACGCGGCGGGCGCCGACTTTGCGGTGGGCTGCGGTTACAAGTACCTGAATGGCGGCCCCGGCGCCCCGGCCTTTCTGTTTGCCGCCCGCCGTCACCACGCGGCCCCAGTGGCCCTGAGCGGTTGGATGGGACACGCCGACCCCTTTGAGATGGCCCGCGACTTTCAGCCGGCTCCTGGCGCCCGCCGCTTCGTGACCGGCACGCCAATGGTCCTGAGCCTGAGCGCGCTAGACGCCGCCCTGGACGTTTTTGAAGACGTGGATCTGCAGGCCCTACGGAC
Above is a window of Deinococcus betulae DNA encoding:
- the kynU gene encoding kynureninase, whose amino-acid sequence is MTTPTVQFALDRLPVPAHLLDQDARDPLAHKRQEFVLPGGVIYLDGNSLGALSRRVTERLTRVTTQEWGQALIGSWTAGAAQGQDWMGLPDRVAAKLARLIGAHPDEVAVGDSTSVNTFKALAAALATAHPGRRVILTDQDNFPTDLYVAQGLIGLLGERYELRRVPADDLATHLNSEVAAVLLTQVDYRTGRCLELAAVSAAARAAGALTVWDLAHSAGAFPVELNAAGADFAVGCGYKYLNGGPGAPAFLFAARRHHAAPVALSGWMGHADPFEMARDFQPAPGARRFVTGTPMVLSLSALDAALDVFEDVDLQALRTKSLALTDTFIALLDPVSERLGLTLVTPRDHAQRGSQVSYRHPDARAVMAELIAAGIVGDFRTPDILRFGFTPLYHSFADVSRAAQGVQAVLEARA
- a CDS encoding glycoside hydrolase family 19 protein, with translation MACGAAPSAPTNLTAQAVTCAVWSSSATYVQGDTVTASGKAYRANFWTQGDSPASRNGPAGSGQPWTVISSCGSTTPPPTTTPPPTTTPPPSSTCNAATWTRGVNYTLGTVVRYPGNGQYYKLVNVGSNGSDGTDPTISTWYWQPTTCSTTPPPSSGGFVVSEALFNQMFPNRNSFYSYAGLTTAMRAYPAFANTGSDTVRKQEAAAFLANVNQETGALVYIREINQANWNSYCSSGNCGGKQYYGRGPMQLSWDYNYRTAGAALGIDLLNNPDLVATDSAVAWKTALWYWMTQRAQAARTPHDAMVSGAGFGETIRAINGGIECNGGPGREGMLNRGRYYTDFAGRLGVPTGNNLTC